The DNA region ccagcctcaaggacgttgtaatggtaacatcaatcaggggtgggcagagtggttaagcacaggagtgaggataatagggtcattggtgccctgaaagtttactggctctgcttgaatggcaagccagtgcgtgccgcccctttatggctgtatgGCTGCccctcctggtgctgtatgtcagacatctGGGGATAttacagtacttgtgaatcccaatgtactagcactccacctgactcctaccagggtgaataaaaatcaatgttttttaaaaaaaaaatcaaaaaaatcggattttttttatttaaatcggatttttttcaataaactgctttttgaggaaaatattttaccatccaaaggttcttccatcatgacataaagctgagttgtttaactcagtagaataaaggctgtatatgtgtaacattcacaatgccatgctcttccagaggtttctgtaggattagtgggcagtttctctcctatattatcacagacgctcgctttacttacgcagttctcaaaactgaatttgactccgcagaggtcccagcctcttcttcacggcaaaaatgttacaacatgaacagagttgagaaaaagaccttaatcctattgttctacaaacctatgaatacagaatcaaccccttcagtgccaagtccaagaagttagacaatatgtttctgactgtttggagtggaatagatcggcacaacacaagaagaatgtgaatctaagtgtgaggaggaggaagggcaagcagacaagaaaatgaaagtgaaactttgagcacaatactgcagcatagccacagacagacaagtctggatctgtttgtgtgtacgatacgatctgaggtttattacattctttccttataatggcagcaggccgtaaaagagacccagtttgggaatattttaatgaagctccttcgcctatcggtaaggcaggcatgcgtgcaaaatgcaaacgatgcaacaaagagatgcaaggcctggtggcgcgaatgaggcaacatcatgagaagtgcggtgatgaagatgaccaaagaaacacttctgaacaggcaggatcttcaggttggtaaacatttttattgaatcctatttctaaagactgaactgtcatgtgtgagaaaaattatatttcttattattactgcatgttactgtcatttggtacagttatgaagaaaaacaaatattccttttggggcaggggcagtgatgtgttgtgtacaataagcagaaattgtataaacaataaaataacagcattgactttttttgtttaggggaattcatggattctggaaactatccacctccaagatcaccatcatcctgttctacagtttcagagttatccatccaggatagtgcttcattagcagcagcatcatcatcagacacccacagccacatatcaccatcacccaaaaggaagaaaaaacctttacctcctggaaccaccatagataggtttgtgataagaactagcagattagaaaaagagttgattgatgaaaaaattgcccagtttatttatgcaacaaactcttctttccgtctgactgagaacccacatttcattaatatggttcagtcactgagaccaggatacagtccacccagcagagctgatgttgcagggaaactgctggatcaagtgtatgacagagaaatggagcaatgtgcaacagctctggagggtaaaattgctaacctaagtattgatgggtggagtaatgtccacaatgatcctattgtatgtacttgtataacaacagaagaaggtaaagtcttccttgcacaaacaactgatacgtcaggaattgcacacacagcagaatacttacaagaagtggcagtaaaagctataacgacatgtgaacaaaaattcaaatgtctagtacgcagtttggtcactgacaatgctgcaaacgtatccaagatgagaagagatttagaagagcagggagggaatacaaagctgctaataacatatggttgcagtgctcatttgctgcacctcttagccaaagacttaccgtatatactcgagtataagccgagattttcagcccaaatttttgggctgaaagtgccccctcggcttatactcgagtcacggtctgtggcagggtcggcgggtgagggggagagggcgctgaggcatacttacctagtcccggcgatcctgtcactccccctgcccgtcccacggtctccgggtgcagcagcctcttcccctgagcggtcacgtgggaccgctcattagagaaatgaataggctgctccacctcccataggggcggagccgcctattcatttctctaatgaagcggtgccggtgaccgctgacagaggaagaggctgcggcaccgaacacaggcagggggaaggagcgggacgccgggagcaggtaagtatgtcatattcacctgtcctggttccacacgccgggcgctgtctccatcttcctggcgtctctctctcctcactgactgtgcaggtcagagggcgcgatgacgcatatagtgtgcgcgccgccctctgcctgatcagtcagtgcagggagacgctgggaagatggcgccgagaagctgcaagcaagagaggtgagtatgtgttttattatttttattgcagcagcagcagcacagctatggggcaataatggacggtgcagagcactatatggcacagctatggggcaataatggacggtgcagagcactatatggcagagctatggggcaatggtgcagagcactatatggcacagctatggggcaataagggtgcagagcactatatggcacagctatggggcagtaatggtgcagagcactatatggcacagctatggggcagtaatggtgcagagcactatatggcacagctatggggcagtaatggtgcagagcactatatggcacagctatggggcagtaatggtgcagagcactatatggcacagctatggggcagtaatggtgcagagcactatatggcacagctatggggcagtaatggtgcagagcactatatggcacagctatggggcaataagggtgcagagcactatatggcacagctatggggcagtaatggtgcagagcactatatggcacagctatggggcagtaatggtgcagagcactgtatggcacagctatggggcaacagtgcagagcactatatggcacagctatggggcaataatggacggtgcagagcactatatggcagagctatggggcaatggtgcagagcactatatggcacagctatggggcagtaatggtgcagagcactatatggcacagctatggggcagtaatggtgcagagcactatatggcacagctatggggcagtaatggtgcagagcactatatggcacagctatggggcagtaatggtgcagagcactatatggcacagctatggggcagtaatggtgaagagcactgtatggcacagctatggggcaataatggtgcagagcactatatggcacagctatggggcagtaatggtgcagagcactgtatggcacagctatggggcaataatggtgcagagcactatatggcacagctatggggcaataatggtgcagagcactatatggcacagctatggggccataatgaacagtatggagcatctatttttatttttgaaattcaccggtagctgttgcattttccaccctaggcttatactcgagtcaataagttttcccagttttttgtggcaaaattaggggggtcggcttatactcgggtcggcttatactcgagtatatacggtaagtgttccagaaataaaggctaatgttgttgaaattgctaaatacttccgtaataatcattttgctgcagcagctctgaaaaggatgggtggaaccaagctaacgctcccacaagatgttagatggaactctgtggtggactgttttgagcagtatatcaaaaactggcctattctgatgacactttgtgaagaaaatcgagataaaatagatggcactgtcacggccaaaatcctcaacattgggcttaagagaaatgttgaacatatgctgagcttcctgaaacccatctctcaagctttaaacaaaatacagaaaaatagctgttttattgcggatgctgttgaaatttggaaggaactgagtgaacacttaaaaacagaactacacatggacagaattaaattacaagcagtaaacaaacgaatgggacaagcactgactccagctcattttttggcaaatattgtcaatatccaatatcagggtcaaaacctaagtgctgaggaagaggagttagctatgacatgggtatccagcaatcatccatctttaatgccaactataataaacttcagagctaagggggaaccattcaagaaatatatgtttgctgaagatattttaaggaaggtcacaccagtaaactggtggaagtcacttaagcgcttggatttagagactgttcaagtaatgatttcacttttaacagcagtagcttcttctgcaggcgttgaaagaatattctcttcctttggactcattcattctaaattgagaaatcgtttgggacccaataaagcaggaaagcttgtttttcttttccagattatgaatagtaACAAaggagaagatgatgatgaagatgccgacaagtgagctacagaggacagcagtgacagtagtatttaagtttttcatgtgtcggctgggctgacagtctaagtttcttaaaatatatatatattttgtttagccaaattagttaacaaacatggatgtttgtttaagcaaataactt from Ranitomeya variabilis isolate aRanVar5 chromosome 3, aRanVar5.hap1, whole genome shotgun sequence includes:
- the LOC143817684 gene encoding uncharacterized protein LOC143817684, whose translation is MAAGRKRDPVWEYFNEAPSPIGKAGMRAKCKRCNKEMQGLVARMRQHHEKCGDEDDQRNTSEQAGSSGEFMDSGNYPPPRSPSSCSTVSELSIQDSASLAAASSSDTHSHISPSPKRKKKPLPPGTTIDRFVIRTSRLEKELIDEKIAQFIYATNSSFRLTENPHFINMVQSLRPGYSPPSRADVAGKLLDQVYDREMEQCATALEGKIANLSIDGWSNVHNDPIVCTCITTEEGKVFLAQTTDTSGIAHTAEYLQEVAVKAITTCEQKFKCLVRSLVTDNAANVSKMRRDLEEQGGNTKLLITYGCSAHLLHLLAKDLPYILEYKPRFSAQIFGLKVPPRLILESRSVAGSAGEGERALRPGSKDVKSDALSRSLDFFSPPELPSSIVPHVDCGLEYEVQRVVDSQSIRNSLQHLIHRRGSGPEEGSWVPA